Proteins encoded within one genomic window of Argiope bruennichi chromosome 7, qqArgBrue1.1, whole genome shotgun sequence:
- the LOC129976591 gene encoding uncharacterized protein LOC129976591, which yields MFTMYFLAIFLALFHVSAGILSLDANLGLLGKGSSKKSEALPRCRPIDGPIFSRNPAVAIFIRVFIGEVINSKLLLSLFDLSSSTPEEYSDFLYKYNLDLYTRQGYKEADAIAEFSTRAIRQYFDVLSVALVVRVKASTVANFLFVEGLLTTRTAERLALKYADIIKKSAKTKMTADDTSKFQIIADTFFEFILSVDINARITSPIATYYYGNAWFFYAVHRELIGIL from the exons GTATCCTTAGCTTAGATGCCAATCTAGGGCTCTTGGGTAAAGGATCCTCTAAGAAGTCTGAAGCCCTCCCTCGGTGCAGGCCAATCGACGGACCAATTTTCTCTAGGAATCCAGCCGTTGCCATCTTTATAAGAGTCTTCATTGGAGAAGTAATTAACTCGAAGTTACTGCTCTCACTTTTCGATCTCAGCAGCTCGACACCAGAGGAGTACAGCGACTTTTTATACaa GTACAACTTAGATCTTTATACTCGCCAAGGTTACAAGGAAGCAGATGCAATTGCAGAGTTTTCAACTCGAGCCATTAgacaatattttgatgttttatccGTGGCATTAGTAGTGAGAGTTAAAGCCAGCACAGTCGCTAATTTCCTCTTTGTTGAAGGACTTCTAACAACACGCACCGCCGAGAGATTGGCTTTGAAGTATGCTGATATCATTAAGAAGAGTGCCAAGACCAAGATGACTGCAGACGACACCTCTAAGTTTCAGATTATAGCAGACACTTTCTTCGAATTTATACTTTCAGTGGATATAAATGCAAGGATAACGTCTCCAATTGCCACTTACTACTATGGGAATGCGTGGTTTTTCTATGCTGTACACAGAGAATTAATCGGAATTTTGTGA